A window of Candidatus Jettenia caeni contains these coding sequences:
- a CDS encoding ATPase encodes MNWYQLPVREIVQKLGTSDEGLSDEEVKERLQHYGPNRLAEEEKISKIKILLHQFTSPLIYILFVAAFVTFLLKEFIDTSVIMAVVFLNTIIGYIQEFKAEQSVRALKKMLIPKAKILRNGQEKEINSEELVPGDIVLLASGGKVPADLRLFKTLELKIDESMLTGESIPGEKTTSPIQKDNLTPGDQKNMAFTGTIVVSGRGRGIVTETGNKTVLGQIAKNVRETVKIKTPLQNKLERFAKIIGVVIVGLSGILFGIGFLAHGSDISEMFMVAVATAVSAIPEGLPVAVTITMAIGVSRMVRRNAIIRKLPAVETLGSTTVICSDKTGTLTKNEMTVKLIYNENHIYEVTGTGYNPKGEILRDEMPVPHKDKEDLLLVLRIGLLCNESHIYLEDSQYKIDGDPTEGALIVSAIKGDLNPEEERKNYPQIAIIPFESERGYMATLNKHRNKKCIFVKGAPEKIVDMCTKFKTNSSSPKKEILQAANTFAKKGLRVLAFAYKETPNDKEELIHRDIESGLTFAGLQGMIDPPRQEVIEAIEGCRQAGIRTIMITGDHAITAVSIAKELGLGGQDEKVCTGKELETMSDEELFHTVKNVSVFARVAPHHKLRITNQLIKQGEVVAMTGDGVNDAPALKAAHIGIAMGRTGTDVAKEASDAVLTDDNFASIFAAVEEGRVVYDNIKKVTLFLISCGFGELIAIITTVAMGLPIPYIAVQILWLNLVTNGLQDIALAFEPGEKGVLLRPPRHPKERILTSIMIQKTVLMGLVMAAGTVILYLYHLNKGASLEQARTVALTTMVFFQFYQALNCRSEFQSIFRKNPLSNPFLFFSMIAALFAHLAVLYVPVLQWVFRTVPLTREEWIDIGVITVAIVIAVEIEKLIRRRKRKTRATIAGFKTGKVFAPAKILLISVCIFLALWTTYTFFRPKREDEVVFSIGCGAEEIGIIRRLIDTFEKENPAIHVKLNILPAPTDQQHHYYLTTFGVKSEDIDVMRIDTIWIAEFASARWLEPLETYINPGYKASFIPIIDVINIYQDRLYAIPWNADIGLFYYRDDLLKKYQASPPQTWEELIKTGAKISSMEPVYGYLWQGKQYEGLVCNFIEFIGSNKGEIFDAQGRVVVNSIQNHTALNLMHDLLWKYQISPPNTYSELMEEPTRHLFQQGRGLFLRNWTYVWSLFQTDQFMRNKVGVSQLPKFSGGRPAPVYGGWHLAINANSKKKKQAWQLVKFLSSHRVQRELSRRLSWAPTRTSLYKDPRLLRRLPFLSIVHASFPNVQIRPNLPYYQWVSDIIQKHVNRVLSNQESSKQALQSIQTKLERMRNEFTKD; translated from the coding sequence ATGAACTGGTATCAGCTTCCTGTAAGAGAAATAGTGCAAAAACTTGGAACATCCGATGAGGGATTGTCTGATGAGGAAGTCAAAGAACGCCTTCAGCACTATGGTCCAAACAGACTTGCAGAAGAGGAAAAGATAAGCAAAATAAAGATCCTCCTTCACCAGTTTACCAGTCCCCTCATTTATATCCTTTTCGTAGCAGCATTCGTTACCTTTCTCCTGAAAGAATTTATTGATACCAGTGTAATTATGGCAGTAGTATTCCTTAATACAATTATTGGTTATATCCAGGAATTTAAGGCAGAACAGAGTGTCAGGGCACTCAAAAAAATGCTGATACCGAAGGCAAAGATTTTACGGAATGGACAAGAAAAAGAAATAAACAGCGAAGAACTGGTACCAGGTGACATCGTTCTTCTTGCATCAGGAGGCAAGGTACCGGCAGATCTAAGACTTTTTAAGACTCTTGAGTTAAAAATTGATGAATCCATGCTTACCGGTGAATCAATCCCTGGAGAAAAAACTACATCACCAATACAAAAGGATAATCTAACGCCAGGAGACCAGAAAAATATGGCCTTCACAGGAACAATTGTTGTAAGTGGAAGAGGGAGAGGCATTGTTACCGAAACGGGAAATAAAACGGTTCTTGGTCAAATTGCAAAGAACGTTAGAGAAACGGTGAAAATAAAAACACCTCTTCAGAATAAACTGGAGCGGTTTGCAAAAATCATAGGAGTTGTTATTGTTGGACTTTCTGGCATTCTCTTTGGTATAGGCTTCTTAGCGCATGGATCAGATATTTCTGAAATGTTTATGGTTGCTGTTGCTACTGCCGTATCAGCAATACCTGAGGGTCTTCCTGTTGCGGTAACCATTACTATGGCAATCGGTGTATCAAGAATGGTAAGGAGAAATGCTATTATAAGAAAGCTACCCGCAGTGGAAACCCTGGGAAGTACTACCGTCATATGCTCTGACAAGACAGGAACACTAACAAAGAATGAAATGACCGTGAAACTCATTTATAATGAAAATCATATCTATGAAGTAACCGGAACAGGATATAATCCAAAGGGTGAGATTCTTCGTGATGAGATGCCTGTTCCCCACAAAGACAAGGAAGATCTCCTGCTTGTTTTACGAATAGGATTACTTTGTAATGAATCTCATATTTATCTTGAAGATAGCCAATACAAAATTGATGGAGACCCTACAGAAGGAGCGCTTATTGTATCAGCAATAAAGGGAGATCTTAACCCTGAAGAAGAGAGGAAAAATTATCCACAAATTGCGATTATACCTTTTGAATCGGAACGCGGTTATATGGCTACCCTTAACAAGCACCGAAACAAAAAATGTATTTTCGTAAAGGGCGCCCCGGAAAAGATAGTAGACATGTGTACCAAATTTAAAACAAATAGCAGCTCTCCGAAAAAAGAGATCCTTCAGGCTGCAAATACTTTTGCTAAAAAAGGTTTACGAGTACTCGCATTTGCTTATAAAGAAACGCCGAATGACAAGGAAGAACTTATTCACCGGGATATAGAATCAGGATTAACCTTTGCAGGTCTTCAGGGTATGATCGATCCGCCAAGACAAGAAGTAATAGAAGCAATAGAGGGGTGTAGACAAGCAGGAATCAGAACCATAATGATAACCGGTGACCATGCAATCACTGCAGTATCTATCGCAAAAGAGCTTGGATTAGGTGGACAGGACGAGAAGGTTTGCACAGGAAAAGAGCTTGAAACGATGAGTGATGAAGAACTTTTTCATACGGTAAAAAACGTATCGGTATTTGCAAGGGTAGCGCCTCACCATAAGTTAAGAATAACAAATCAATTAATAAAACAGGGTGAGGTTGTAGCGATGACAGGCGACGGAGTTAATGATGCACCTGCCCTCAAGGCTGCTCATATTGGTATTGCCATGGGCAGAACGGGAACCGATGTTGCGAAAGAGGCCTCCGATGCTGTCCTTACTGATGATAATTTTGCAAGCATTTTTGCAGCGGTTGAAGAGGGAAGGGTGGTGTATGATAATATCAAGAAGGTCACCCTCTTTCTGATATCATGCGGTTTTGGAGAACTGATTGCCATTATCACCACCGTTGCAATGGGTCTCCCTATACCCTATATAGCGGTACAGATACTCTGGTTGAACCTCGTAACAAATGGGCTTCAGGATATTGCTCTTGCCTTTGAACCAGGAGAAAAAGGAGTCTTACTGAGACCTCCAAGGCATCCGAAAGAACGTATTCTTACAAGCATTATGATACAAAAGACTGTTCTTATGGGGCTTGTTATGGCTGCCGGAACGGTCATTCTCTACCTATACCATCTCAATAAAGGGGCATCATTAGAACAGGCTCGTACCGTAGCCCTCACAACCATGGTCTTTTTCCAATTCTACCAAGCGCTTAACTGCCGTTCCGAATTTCAATCCATTTTCAGGAAGAACCCCCTGAGTAACCCGTTTTTATTCTTCAGCATGATTGCTGCCCTCTTTGCCCATCTTGCAGTGTTATATGTACCGGTTCTTCAATGGGTTTTTAGAACAGTTCCTCTTACCAGAGAAGAATGGATTGATATTGGAGTAATAACCGTAGCAATAGTTATTGCAGTTGAGATTGAGAAATTGATAAGAAGAAGAAAAAGGAAAACAAGAGCAACGATTGCAGGATTTAAAACGGGAAAAGTATTTGCGCCAGCCAAAATACTTCTGATATCTGTTTGTATTTTCCTTGCATTATGGACTACCTATACATTCTTCAGGCCCAAAAGAGAAGATGAAGTTGTTTTTAGTATCGGGTGTGGCGCCGAAGAAATCGGAATAATAAGGAGACTCATAGATACATTTGAAAAGGAAAATCCTGCGATACATGTTAAATTAAACATCCTTCCTGCGCCTACAGATCAGCAGCACCATTACTATCTTACTACCTTTGGGGTAAAGTCTGAAGATATTGACGTGATGAGAATTGATACTATCTGGATTGCAGAATTTGCGTCAGCAAGATGGCTGGAGCCATTAGAAACATATATCAATCCTGGATATAAAGCATCATTTATTCCCATAATTGATGTAATAAACATATACCAGGATCGTTTATACGCCATTCCCTGGAATGCCGATATTGGACTTTTCTATTATCGGGACGATTTATTAAAGAAATACCAGGCGTCTCCGCCGCAAACATGGGAAGAGCTTATTAAAACAGGCGCAAAAATTTCCTCCATGGAACCTGTATATGGATACCTCTGGCAAGGGAAACAATATGAGGGATTGGTCTGTAATTTTATTGAATTCATTGGCAGTAACAAGGGAGAAATATTCGATGCACAGGGAAGAGTAGTTGTTAATTCGATACAAAATCACACAGCTCTCAATCTCATGCATGATTTACTATGGAAGTATCAGATATCACCGCCAAATACCTACAGCGAACTTATGGAAGAGCCCACTCGTCATCTATTTCAACAGGGTAGAGGTCTTTTTTTAAGAAATTGGACTTATGTGTGGAGTCTTTTTCAGACAGACCAGTTTATGAGGAATAAGGTAGGAGTATCTCAACTGCCTAAATTCTCCGGTGGACGCCCTGCTCCTGTATACGGAGGATGGCATCTCGCTATAAATGCTAACTCAAAAAAGAAGAAGCAGGCATGGCAACTCGTTAAATTCTTAAGCTCACACAGGGTGCAAAGAGAACTATCCAGGAGACTATCCTGGGCGCCGACACGTACCTCATTATATAAAGACCCGAGACTGCTCCGAAGATTGCCATTTCTTTCAATCGTGCATGCATCATTTCCAAACGTTCAAATACGGCCCAACCTTCCTTATTATCAGTGGGTGAGCGACATCATACAAAAACATGTTAACAGGGTATTATCGAACCAGGAGAGCAGCAAACAAGCGTTACAATCTATTCAAACAAAACTCGAACGGATGAGAAATGAATTTACCAAAGACTAA
- a CDS encoding ABC transporter permease component — MNLPKTKLAYLFLLPGILLILAFSFIPFVDTIITSFQSAKLILPKERFAGFDNYQDIVIDTRFWYSLFLTLFYTFVSICLEAILGLCFALIMNRLSPRSSFLRVLILIPWTIPTVVTARIWQWMFDYNLGIINYLFEIFGFSRVNWLGKPFLAFFSIVIADVWKTAPFVAIIVLAGLSAIPQEIYKASAIDGANSWQRFRYITLPLILPIVGVAIMFRAIDALRIFDLVYVLTGGGPGGSTETLSVYAYKLFFYKGDFGQGAATSVIILLLVAGFGYFYTKKSFEK; from the coding sequence ATGAATTTACCAAAGACTAAGCTTGCTTACTTATTTTTATTACCTGGAATACTCCTGATACTGGCATTTAGCTTTATTCCATTCGTAGATACTATTATAACTTCCTTCCAAAGTGCAAAACTTATTTTACCAAAAGAACGATTTGCGGGATTTGATAATTATCAGGATATTGTAATCGATACCCGCTTCTGGTACTCACTCTTTCTTACGCTTTTCTATACTTTTGTCTCAATATGCCTGGAAGCTATCCTGGGATTATGTTTTGCTCTTATCATGAATCGTCTATCACCCAGAAGCAGCTTTTTAAGAGTCCTAATCCTTATCCCTTGGACAATCCCAACGGTAGTAACAGCGAGAATATGGCAATGGATGTTTGATTATAATTTAGGAATTATAAATTATCTTTTTGAAATTTTTGGTTTTTCAAGGGTAAATTGGCTAGGAAAGCCTTTTTTAGCGTTTTTTTCAATTGTCATTGCAGATGTCTGGAAGACTGCCCCCTTTGTCGCCATAATTGTTTTAGCAGGTCTCTCTGCCATCCCGCAGGAGATATATAAAGCATCTGCTATTGACGGTGCAAATAGCTGGCAGCGATTCCGTTATATAACATTACCCTTGATATTGCCAATAGTAGGTGTAGCCATTATGTTCAGAGCTATAGATGCCCTGCGAATATTTGATCTCGTTTATGTACTTACCGGCGGCGGTCCAGGAGGTTCAACGGAAACCTTATCTGTCTATGCTTATAAACTGTTCTTTTATAAGGGGGATTTTGGACAAGGAGCAGCTACATCAGTAATAATCTTACTCTTAGTTGCCGGCTTTGGATACTTCTATACAAAAAAATCCTTTGAAAAGTAA
- a CDS encoding Na+/H+ antiporter, with translation MEVAEFFLKFLIILVSAKCFAEMFAFLRLPAVLGEVIAGIIIGPSLLGIIQVDATLYLLAEIGILLLLFEVGLETDVGQVVKVGVQSFLVAITGVVAPAVAGFWISKYIFHLPLLVSLFIGGTIVATSIGITIRVLVDIKKHQTKTAKIVLGAAVLDDIIGVVILAILYDFAVKGEVRVMDVSKVLGFIAVFLLLAPVITKLLVPLISKLSSGSKTNGMIPTIIISLILVLAIISHKIGAPGILGSFAAGIALARRFFLPLGSTIDHYSHGMAEKIEKHMKPIIDLFVPVFFVVVGASMNLKVIDFTSVTFWQMAGLLTIIAIVTKMISGLWVKGGLKTKLSTGLAMIPRGEVGLIFAEVGKKSGIFDDLIYAIIVFIVALTTLFAPILLRFFMKGEE, from the coding sequence ATGGAAGTAGCTGAATTTTTTTTAAAATTTTTAATAATTTTGGTATCTGCAAAATGCTTTGCGGAAATGTTCGCCTTTTTACGCCTGCCCGCTGTATTAGGCGAAGTTATTGCTGGTATTATCATAGGACCAAGCCTTCTCGGGATTATACAGGTTGATGCAACTCTTTACCTACTGGCAGAAATAGGTATTTTACTTCTTCTCTTTGAGGTTGGACTTGAAACAGATGTTGGACAAGTTGTAAAGGTTGGTGTACAATCATTTTTAGTTGCCATCACCGGCGTTGTTGCCCCTGCAGTCGCAGGTTTTTGGATAAGTAAATATATCTTTCATTTACCCCTCCTGGTTTCTCTCTTTATTGGAGGAACAATTGTCGCAACAAGTATTGGGATAACCATACGGGTACTTGTTGATATTAAAAAACATCAGACAAAGACTGCAAAAATTGTTCTTGGGGCAGCGGTTCTCGATGATATTATTGGTGTAGTTATTTTAGCAATACTCTATGATTTTGCCGTAAAAGGAGAGGTCCGGGTGATGGATGTAAGCAAAGTATTGGGGTTTATTGCCGTCTTTTTATTGCTTGCCCCTGTAATCACGAAGCTCCTTGTACCTCTTATTTCCAAATTATCATCGGGCAGTAAAACGAATGGGATGATACCGACAATTATTATCTCCTTAATCTTAGTATTAGCTATTATCTCTCATAAAATCGGTGCACCGGGAATCCTCGGTTCTTTTGCTGCTGGTATTGCCCTTGCAAGGAGGTTCTTTCTCCCTCTTGGTTCAACGATAGACCATTACAGTCATGGTATGGCTGAAAAGATTGAGAAACACATGAAGCCTATCATTGATTTGTTTGTTCCTGTTTTTTTTGTGGTTGTAGGTGCATCCATGAATCTTAAGGTTATTGACTTTACATCCGTAACGTTCTGGCAAATGGCAGGGCTCTTAACGATCATAGCTATCGTTACAAAGATGATCAGTGGACTATGGGTCAAGGGTGGTCTCAAAACAAAACTTTCTACAGGTCTTGCAATGATCCCCCGGGGAGAAGTTGGTTTAATATTTGCTGAAGTAGGAAAGAAGAGTGGTATATTCGACGATTTGATTTATGCAATTATTGTCTTTATTGTTGCCTTAACAACACTATTCGCACCTATCTTACTGAGATTTTTTATGAAAGGTGAAGAATGA
- a CDS encoding ATPase, whose amino-acid sequence MNWYQLSIKETLQRLQTSEDGLTDEEAKERLKQYGQNKLAEEEKISKIKIFFHQFTSPLVYILLVTAVVTFLFKEYIDATVIIAIVVINAIIGYIQEFKAEQSVRALKKMVVPKARVLRNGKEKEIHSEELVPGDIVLLTSGVKVPADLRLIRTVELRVEEAMLTGESVPAEKVVVPIKEDNLTPGDQRNMAFMGTIVISGRAKGVIVETSSKTVLGSIAQEVKQVGVTKAPLQKKIENFAKVIGLITLATSVLLFIIGVIVGESVKDMFMTAVAATVAAIPEGLPIVVTIAMAIAVARMARQNAIVRKLPAAETLGSTTVICSDKTGTLTKNEMTVKLVYDGKHTYEVTGSGYEPKGEILHEDMPIEAKEKKILLQVLRIGLLCNESNIYEEEDQYKVDGDPTEAALIVSSMKAGLSQEEEKRHYPQIGIIPFESERGYMATLHKHGGKKFIFVKGAPEKVLDMCTACMAADNLNKKEISHIAANFAKEGLRVLAFAYKEVPHDTEEISHHDIESDLILAGLQGMMDPPRPESIEAVKGCKKAGIRVVMITGDHAVTAKAIAKRLDIIGENADVLTGKELNEMNDSTLFEKVKTVSIYARVAPEHKLRIVKQLKKHGEIVAVTGDGVNDAPALKEAHIGIAMGRTGTDVAKEASDMVLTDDNFATMFNAVKEGRVLFDNIRKVVFFLIPTGIAAILSIIATIILGVPMPYVPTQLLWLNIVTNGLQDIALAFEPGEKGVIDRPPRNPKEGIMSRVLIERTILVSFVISLGVIFNFISALHEGVPIEKARTTALTTMVFFQFFQAWNSRSETQSVFRMNPISNPFLFYSMIAAIFAQLAVLYVPPLQWIFRTQPLTSSEWIHVGIASVTIIVIIEFDKWIRRRKGKAAVIEAGRRKILTPANILLSFVCIFLMLWIAYTFFRPKKEDEIVFSIGAESKEIDFIRNLLNDFEDKNPSVKVKLNILPAPTDQQHHYYLTTLGARSTDIDVLRVDTIWIAEFASAGWLEPLETYINPGYKASFIPIIDKTNRYRDRLYAIPWNADIGLFYYRRDLLKKYQVSPPKTWEELIEIGTKISPTEPVYGYLWQGKQYEGLVCNFIEFIGSNNGEIINEEGKIVVNSPQNKIALDLMHDLIWKYRISPPNTPGELMEESSRHLFQQEKGLFLRNWTYVWDLSQRDQSTKGKIGVTRLPRFPDGKSTSVYAGWHLAINTNSMKKEQAWQLINFLTSRRIQKELALHLAWAPTRNALYKNPRLLRKLPFLPIVEESFHTIQIRPNLPYYQRISDVIQNEVNKVLSNQLDSQKALQTIQTELERVQHEFIKD is encoded by the coding sequence ATGAACTGGTATCAGCTTTCCATAAAAGAAACACTGCAAAGACTTCAAACATCTGAAGATGGACTGACTGACGAAGAAGCCAAAGAACGCCTTAAGCAGTATGGACAAAATAAACTCGCTGAGGAAGAAAAGATAAGCAAAATTAAAATCTTTTTCCATCAGTTCACCAGCCCCCTTGTATATATCCTCCTTGTTACCGCGGTTGTAACATTTCTTTTTAAAGAATACATAGACGCTACGGTAATTATAGCTATCGTGGTTATTAATGCAATAATTGGTTACATTCAGGAGTTTAAGGCTGAACAAAGTGTAAGGGCGCTCAAGAAGATGGTAGTACCAAAGGCACGGGTACTCAGGAATGGTAAAGAAAAAGAGATACACAGTGAGGAACTGGTGCCGGGTGATATTGTTCTACTTACATCTGGTGTAAAGGTGCCAGCGGATCTCAGATTAATAAGAACAGTTGAATTGAGGGTCGAGGAGGCCATGCTTACGGGAGAGTCAGTTCCTGCTGAAAAGGTAGTCGTACCAATAAAAGAGGACAATTTGACTCCAGGCGATCAGAGGAATATGGCATTCATGGGTACCATTGTTATAAGTGGAAGGGCAAAGGGTGTTATTGTAGAAACGAGTTCAAAGACCGTTCTCGGCAGTATTGCCCAAGAAGTTAAGCAGGTAGGTGTTACAAAAGCACCCCTCCAGAAAAAGATAGAAAACTTCGCAAAGGTTATCGGACTCATTACCCTGGCAACCTCAGTTCTGCTTTTCATTATCGGTGTTATTGTCGGCGAAAGCGTTAAAGATATGTTTATGACGGCTGTTGCTGCCACCGTGGCGGCGATACCAGAGGGGCTTCCCATCGTTGTAACCATAGCAATGGCTATCGCTGTGGCAAGGATGGCAAGGCAAAATGCCATCGTAAGGAAGCTTCCCGCAGCAGAGACCCTCGGAAGTACTACGGTCATATGTTCAGACAAAACCGGAACACTCACAAAAAACGAAATGACCGTAAAGCTTGTCTACGATGGAAAACATACCTATGAGGTAACAGGAAGCGGATATGAGCCAAAAGGTGAAATACTCCATGAGGATATGCCCATCGAAGCAAAGGAAAAAAAGATACTCCTTCAGGTTTTACGCATAGGACTTCTCTGCAACGAGTCAAATATTTATGAGGAAGAAGATCAATACAAGGTTGACGGTGACCCTACAGAGGCAGCCCTTATTGTTTCTTCAATGAAGGCAGGTCTTAGCCAGGAAGAAGAAAAAAGGCACTATCCACAAATTGGAATCATACCCTTTGAGTCTGAACGCGGTTACATGGCAACGCTCCATAAACATGGAGGGAAAAAATTCATATTCGTTAAAGGGGCACCCGAAAAGGTACTTGACATGTGTACCGCATGCATGGCGGCTGATAACCTTAACAAGAAAGAGATATCACATATTGCTGCCAATTTTGCCAAAGAAGGCTTACGGGTACTTGCTTTTGCCTATAAAGAAGTTCCCCATGATACGGAAGAGATTAGTCACCATGATATAGAATCAGACCTAATCCTTGCCGGTCTCCAGGGGATGATGGACCCACCAAGACCAGAATCCATCGAAGCCGTTAAAGGGTGTAAAAAAGCAGGGATCAGGGTTGTAATGATTACAGGAGATCATGCCGTTACCGCAAAGGCCATTGCAAAAAGGCTGGATATCATTGGTGAAAATGCAGACGTTCTCACGGGCAAAGAACTCAATGAAATGAACGACTCAACACTTTTTGAAAAGGTCAAAACAGTCTCGATATATGCACGGGTAGCGCCAGAGCATAAACTGAGAATAGTAAAACAGTTAAAAAAACACGGCGAGATAGTTGCAGTGACCGGTGACGGCGTTAACGATGCGCCAGCCCTCAAAGAGGCACATATAGGCATCGCCATGGGGAGAACGGGAACTGATGTTGCAAAAGAGGCATCAGATATGGTTCTTACAGACGATAACTTTGCAACCATGTTTAATGCCGTAAAAGAGGGACGTGTCCTATTCGATAACATTCGCAAGGTTGTCTTTTTTCTTATACCAACAGGTATAGCAGCGATACTCTCCATTATTGCTACCATAATTCTGGGCGTACCAATGCCCTATGTCCCTACCCAGCTTCTCTGGTTAAATATTGTTACAAATGGTTTGCAAGATATTGCCCTTGCCTTTGAACCGGGAGAAAAAGGAGTAATAGACAGGCCGCCCCGGAATCCAAAGGAAGGAATAATGTCTCGTGTTCTTATTGAAAGAACTATACTTGTAAGCTTCGTAATCTCTCTCGGTGTTATCTTTAATTTCATCTCTGCTTTACATGAAGGGGTACCCATAGAAAAGGCAAGGACAACGGCACTAACGACTATGGTATTTTTCCAATTTTTTCAGGCATGGAATTCCCGCTCCGAGACCCAGTCTGTCTTCCGGATGAACCCCATAAGTAATCCCTTTCTCTTTTACAGCATGATTGCAGCCATTTTCGCCCAGCTTGCAGTATTATACGTACCCCCCCTTCAGTGGATTTTCAGGACACAACCGCTAACATCAAGTGAATGGATACATGTGGGAATAGCAAGTGTTACCATTATCGTTATTATTGAATTTGACAAATGGATAAGAAGAAGGAAAGGAAAAGCAGCCGTTATAGAAGCCGGAAGAAGAAAAATACTCACACCAGCAAATATACTTCTCTCATTCGTTTGTATTTTCCTTATGCTATGGATTGCTTATACATTTTTCAGGCCTAAAAAGGAGGATGAAATTGTTTTTAGCATTGGAGCTGAAAGCAAGGAGATTGATTTCATAAGAAATCTCTTAAACGATTTTGAAGATAAAAACCCTTCTGTAAAAGTTAAACTAAATATCCTTCCCGCACCTACTGATCAGCAACACCATTATTATCTCACTACTTTAGGAGCCAGATCAACTGACATTGATGTATTGAGAGTTGATACGATTTGGATTGCCGAATTTGCATCAGCAGGATGGTTAGAGCCATTAGAAACATATATCAATCCTGGATATAAAGCATCATTTATTCCCATAATTGATAAGACAAACAGATACCGTGATCGTTTATATGCCATTCCCTGGAATGCCGATATTGGACTTTTCTATTATCGACGGGATTTATTAAAGAAATATCAGGTATCTCCACCGAAAACATGGGAAGAGCTTATTGAAATAGGTACAAAAATTTCTCCCACTGAGCCTGTGTATGGGTATCTCTGGCAGGGAAAACAATATGAGGGATTGGTATGTAACTTTATTGAATTTATCGGAAGTAACAATGGAGAGATTATCAACGAAGAAGGAAAGATAGTTGTTAATTCTCCACAAAATAAAATAGCTTTAGACCTTATGCATGATTTAATATGGAAATATAGGATATCGCCACCCAATACCCCCGGTGAACTTATGGAAGAATCTTCAAGGCATCTTTTTCAACAAGAAAAAGGCCTTTTTCTCAGAAACTGGACTTACGTATGGGATTTAAGTCAGAGAGACCAATCAACGAAAGGTAAGATAGGCGTAACCCGGCTGCCAAGATTCCCGGATGGAAAATCAACATCGGTATATGCAGGCTGGCACCTCGCCATAAACACCAATTCAATGAAGAAGGAACAAGCATGGCAACTTATTAACTTCTTAACCTCGCGCCGGATACAAAAAGAGTTGGCCTTACATTTAGCATGGGCACCGACACGAAACGCATTATACAAAAATCCAAGGTTGCTTCGAAAATTACCTTTTCTCCCCATAGTAGAAGAATCTTTTCACACTATTCAAATACGACCCAATCTCCCATATTATCAGCGGATCAGCGACGTCATACAAAATGAGGTTAATAAAGTGTTATCGAATCAGTTAGACAGCCAAAAAGCATTGCAAACTATTCAGACAGAATTAGAACGGGTTCAACATGAATTTATCAAAGACTAA